The segment CACTCCGGCGGCCACGGCGGCCGACACCGCGAGCAGTCCGGCCGTGGCGGCGCGCACGACGCCTGGCGTGTCACGGTCGCCGCGCGCCGCGACGATGTTGATCGCGCTGGCCAGGGTGGTCCAGCCCAGCAGCAGGCCGGTGCTGACCGGGGTGAGCGCGACCAGACCTTCGGCGGGCGGCGCCTGCTGCAACCGGACGTGGGCGGTGGCGGCCAGCCCGGCGGCTGCCGGGAGCAGGTACGGGGTGAGCCCGAATCGGTTGCTCTGGGCGGCCAGCGACCAGGCGGCGTTCATCGCGTACGCCCCGGCCAGCGGCCATCCGGTCCGGCGGCTCACCGGGTCGCCCCGGCCCGCCGGCAGGCATTGGCCGACGGTCGAGGCTGCGCAACTGGCGAAGATCGGCGCCCAGACGGCGAACGCGTAGTCCGGTGGGGTGATCGCCGTGTCGTACCGCTCGGTCTGCTCCCCCTTGCCGAGCAGCGCGCCGAGGTTGGGCACCGCGAGGAAAGCCGCACAGGCGCCGGCCAGGGCAAGGGATCGTTGCGTGTCCATGGTTCGCCTCCGAAACTAAGTAGCTTAGTTTCTAAGCTAATGTAGGATGGCGGCCGTGGACCCGCAACCGCACGAGCTGGCCTGGGCGGTGCATCATCTGGCGGCCGCTGCGGCCGAAGTGGACGCTGCTATCGCCCGCCGCATGCGGTTGAGCTCCGGCGACTTCCTGGCCCTCAAGCATCTGGTCGTTGCGGAGGAGCCGGTCGGGCCGGTGGAGCTGGGGCGACTGCTCGGCCTGACGTCCGGCGCGGCGACCGGGCTGGTGGACCGCTTGCAGCGAGCCGGCTGGGCCCGCCGCGACCCGCATCCGGACGACCGGCGGCGGCAGACAATCACCGCCACACCGCACGCCCGCGAGACCCTGCAACGCGAACTCGAGCCGCTGGCCGAGGAGATCGAGCAGGCGGCCGCCGGCCTCTCGGCCGACCAGCAGCGGCTCGTGACCGACACCCTGCAGGGGCTGGCCCGCCTGCACCGCCGCCACGCCCGCTGACCGCCCACCGCACTGCGGCGCTCGCGGCCCGTCTCGATCCCCGCCCAGTCAGCGGGCGCGGCGGCGGACCCTTCCTCGGCATCTACGTCCGGCTCGGCGAGGAGACCTCCGCCCGCATCACCGCCGCTCAGGCACCGGTCGTCGTCAGAAGCAGCAGGCGGGCACCCTCGAACGTCCCACCGACCCGGCCGCGACCGGTCTGCGCCGTGGCCCGCCCGCACCGGCCGGGGCGGAGTCGCCGACCTTCCCGGCACGCGGCCACACCCACTGCGGGTGTGGCTACATCCGCAGCGAGTGTGCTGGCCTGCGGGAAGCC is part of the Actinoplanes sp. NBC_00393 genome and harbors:
- a CDS encoding MarR family winged helix-turn-helix transcriptional regulator; the protein is MDPQPHELAWAVHHLAAAAAEVDAAIARRMRLSSGDFLALKHLVVAEEPVGPVELGRLLGLTSGAATGLVDRLQRAGWARRDPHPDDRRRQTITATPHARETLQRELEPLAEEIEQAAAGLSADQQRLVTDTLQGLARLHRRHAR